A DNA window from Arachis duranensis cultivar V14167 chromosome 3, aradu.V14167.gnm2.J7QH, whole genome shotgun sequence contains the following coding sequences:
- the LOC107479552 gene encoding uncharacterized protein LOC107479552, producing MREEGSSQGRKKRLPVPPALSRLISVIAASPPLKVRRHCFHRLHASCSSCQSSLSLFGIAVLIRNHRCHCCCFPRRTEVIATVPAVLAIVNWKKKGIATFKFDGFD from the exons ATGCGTGAGGAAGGAAGCTCGCAGGGGAGAAAGAAGAGGCTGCCTGTGCCACCCGCTCTGTCGCGTCTGATCTCTGTTATCGCCGCGTCGCCGCCACTGAAGGTCCGCCGCCATTGTTTTCATCGCCTCCATGCTTCATGTTCATC CTGCCAATCATCACTGTCTTTGTTCGGTATTGCTGTCCTTATCCGGAACCACCGATGTCATTGTTGTTGCTTCCCCAGAAGAACTGAGGTTATTGCTACTGTTCCGGCCGTACTAGCTATTGTAAACTGGAAAAAGAAGGGGATCGCCACGTTTAAATTCGACGGTTTCGACTAA